The following are encoded in a window of Deltaproteobacteria bacterium genomic DNA:
- a CDS encoding thiamine pyrophosphate-dependent dehydrogenase E1 component subunit alpha, protein MEKGFLLGLYETMFRIRSFEEEVKRQFEDGNIPGFIHIASGQEAVSAGACAALEKDDYIGSTHRGHANLIAKGGKTDRMMAELFARSTGYCKGRGGCLHITDMSVESLGANGIVAAGIIVANGAALTAQLKKNKKVVLSFFGDGAANQGKFHEALNLASVWDLPIIFICENNLYGEATPQWQHMKIKDISVRAKAYDMPGINVDGQDVLKIYETVSEAVKHARDGNGPTLIEARTYRFHGHHIGDPETYRTREEVEEWIEKRDPVKLYKERLKKEFKIKPEDIDKIENKIAKEIIDAVEFASSSPTPDPSTLTDYVYAG, encoded by the coding sequence ATGGAAAAGGGTTTCCTTCTTGGCCTGTATGAAACGATGTTCAGAATAAGGAGTTTTGAAGAAGAGGTAAAAAGACAGTTTGAAGACGGCAACATCCCCGGCTTTATCCACATTGCATCAGGCCAGGAGGCTGTATCGGCAGGCGCGTGTGCAGCTCTTGAGAAGGATGATTATATAGGTTCTACCCATAGAGGACATGCCAATCTGATAGCGAAAGGCGGTAAAACGGACCGCATGATGGCAGAGCTGTTTGCAAGATCGACGGGCTATTGCAAGGGCAGGGGCGGATGCCTTCACATCACCGATATGAGCGTGGAAAGCCTTGGGGCAAACGGTATTGTTGCCGCCGGGATTATTGTTGCCAACGGGGCCGCACTGACGGCACAGCTTAAAAAAAATAAAAAGGTCGTTCTAAGCTTTTTTGGCGACGGGGCTGCAAATCAGGGTAAATTTCATGAGGCTTTAAATCTCGCATCCGTATGGGACCTGCCCATTATTTTTATCTGCGAGAACAACCTTTATGGTGAAGCGACGCCTCAATGGCAGCACATGAAGATAAAAGACATATCTGTCAGGGCAAAGGCTTACGATATGCCTGGCATCAACGTCGACGGCCAGGATGTATTAAAAATATACGAGACTGTTTCAGAAGCCGTTAAACATGCAAGGGACGGCAATGGACCAACACTCATCGAGGCGAGGACTTACAGATTCCACGGCCACCATATAGGAGATCCGGAAACCTACAGAACAAGAGAAGAGGTCGAGGAATGGATCGAAAAACGCGACCCTGTAAAATTGTATAAAGAGAGACTTAAAAAGGAATTTAAGATAAAGCCGGAAGATATAGATAAGATCGAAAACAAGATAGCAAAAGAAATCATTGATGCTGTGGAGTTCGCAAGCAGCAGCCCGACGCCGGATCCGTCAACCCTGACGGATTACGTCTATGCAGGATAG
- a CDS encoding rubrerythrin family protein: MRKMTEQNLRSAFAGESQAHMRYLIFAEKAGKENKPNLSRLFKAVSYAEQVHAANHFRALGDLNDSSKNLQAAIDGETYEVEDMYPAYKAVAELQGEKSAVRSTNFALEAEKIHAVLYKKSKEAVDQKGGDIELKDVYICDLCGYTVEGEAPDVCPICGAKKNAFKKF; the protein is encoded by the coding sequence ATGAGAAAAATGACGGAACAAAATCTCAGGTCGGCATTTGCAGGCGAATCTCAGGCACACATGAGGTATCTGATATTTGCCGAGAAAGCCGGGAAAGAGAATAAACCGAATCTTTCAAGATTGTTTAAAGCCGTTTCCTATGCGGAGCAGGTCCATGCGGCAAATCACTTCCGTGCTCTCGGTGATCTTAACGATTCTTCGAAGAACCTGCAGGCGGCTATTGACGGCGAGACTTATGAAGTAGAGGACATGTATCCTGCTTATAAGGCCGTTGCAGAGCTGCAGGGCGAGAAGTCTGCCGTAAGGTCGACCAATTTTGCGCTTGAGGCGGAAAAGATTCATGCCGTGCTTTACAAAAAGTCGAAAGAGGCGGTGGACCAGAAGGGCGGGGACATAGAGTTGAAAGATGTTTATATATGTGATCTGTGCGGATACACGGTTGAAGGCGAGGCACCGGACGTATGCCCGATCTGCGGTGCCAAAAAAAATGCATTTAAGAAGTTTTAG
- a CDS encoding SCP2 sterol-binding domain-containing protein, which yields MAFPYTGDKQKADEFLYEFFLKTKTDPSLFEGWKNLGMMVGVQIPDLGLGYAIDCSSLKDVIITRGYPEKPKAALKLNSDVFHSLWIGKLNIVWAFSMRKIKTEGNIASIMKLTSLMPKGIEMYKGYLKEKGIPE from the coding sequence ATGGCATTCCCATATACAGGTGACAAACAAAAGGCCGATGAGTTCTTGTATGAGTTTTTCCTGAAAACAAAAACGGACCCTTCATTGTTTGAGGGGTGGAAAAATCTCGGCATGATGGTCGGCGTTCAGATACCCGATTTAGGGCTCGGCTATGCAATCGACTGTTCGTCTCTTAAGGATGTCATCATCACAAGAGGCTATCCCGAAAAACCCAAAGCAGCGCTTAAACTGAACAGCGATGTATTCCACAGCCTATGGATAGGGAAGCTTAATATTGTATGGGCATTTTCAATGCGGAAGATCAAGACGGAGGGCAACATCGCGAGTATTATGAAATTAACATCACTTATGCCTAAAGGCATAGAGATGTATAAGGGTTATTTAAAGGAGAAAGGTATTCCAGAATAA